The DNA window TGGCACCCATGAAGAAAAGCTCGGCATCCTAGCCGCCCTGGATATCAAGGTTAGGCTCACCAAGGTCATCGAGCTCTTGGAGCGCCAGGttggcggcatcaagaaCAACTTCAAGATTACTACATTCACAACAGTCCCGGTCCAGATCATCGATCGGCTAAACGAGAACCCTACTAGGAGGCCAAATACGATGCCTCCAATGGCGGGCATGGGGCTTCTACCACCTCCAGGAGGGAGTGACCAAAACGAGGACCAAGACGCCAACGAGCTTGACGAACTCAAGAAGAAACTGCAGGCAGCAAAGTTACCGCAAGAAGCCTCCAAGTCTGTGGATAGAGAACTGCGCCGGCTGCAGAGAATGCCGCCCATGAATCAAGAATATCAGGTTACAAGGAACTGGTTGGAGACGATATCTGAAATCCCATGGACCGCGGCCACAAATGATCGACTCGGAGCTGATACGCTGACCAAagctcggcagcagctcgatcTCGACCACTATGGCCTGGATAAAGTCAAGAGAAGGCTCATCGAGTACCTGGCTGTCTTGAGGCTGAAGCAGTCCATCAGTGACGACATGGATGAGCAGATTCGCAAGGCAGAAGCCGATGCCGCCGTTGCTGAAAAGGCAATCACCGAcggcaagagcagcagcgacaccGCCCAGATAGCAGAAGACGTTGCTCAAAACGACGCCAGCCGACAAGAGGCGTCCGAATCCGAACTCGCCAAGCTCCAGGTGCTCAAGTCCAAGCGCACAGTCGACAAGTCGCCCATCATGCTCCTCATCGGACCCCCCGGCGTAGGAAAGACCAGCCTGGCCAAATCGGTTGCAACTGCTCTGGGCCGCAAGTTCCACCGCATCTCCTTGGGCGGTGTCAGAGACGAAGCTGAAATCCGTGGCCACAGGAGGACCTACGTGGCGGCCATGCCCGGGCTCATCGTGCAAGGGCTTAGAAAGGTCGGTGTGGCGAATCCAGTCTTTCTGCTCGACGAGATTGACAAGATTGGCACGGCGAGTGTACACGGCGATCCCTCGGCCGCCATGCTCGAGGTTCTAGACCCGGAGCAGAACCACAACTTCCAGGACCACTACGTCGGCATGCCGGTCGATCTGTCCAAggtcctcttcatcgccaccGCCAACAGCCTGGACACCATCCCCGGTCCTCTGTTGGACCGCATGGAGATGATCTATCTTCCTGGCTACACCACGCTTGAGAAGCGCCACATTGCCATCCAGCATCTGATCCCCAAGCAGCTCCGGTCCAACGGACTGGCGGATGACCAGGTCGAGTTCAGCCAAGAGGTGGTGTCCAAAATCATCGAGTCGTACACCCGTGAGTCAGGGGTTCGCAATCTGGAACGTGAAATTGGCTCTGTATGTCGTGCCAAGGCTGTCGAGTACGCAGAGGCGAGAGACAATGGCGCCCTGGAGACGTACCGGCCGCAGCTCACGCTTGACGACATTGAGCAGATTTTGGGCATTGAAAAGTATGAAGAGGAAATCGCCGAGAAGACTAGTCGTCCGGGCATTGTAACGGGACTTGTGGCCTACAGCACCGgtggcaacggcagcatcctcttcatcgaaGTTGCTGACATGCCCGGCAATGGACGAGTACAGCTTACGGGCAAGCTGGGCGACGT is part of the Trichoderma atroviride chromosome 1, complete sequence genome and encodes:
- a CDS encoding uncharacterized protein (MEROPS:MER0000485); protein product: MGRSQTATLPLIPLPRGTVLLPGLAYRVTVNSSRPDLPALLAYVYELAASKGPDGRIDSIPIACVPVSSPLVGPDGQLLITNGEDPESARVDSINPGTANKDDLFGFGVAAKIVGIDGRGSGEFALRVEGTSRIRLDAIVRERPFFEAKATYYEDEVNVTDKQLQDLFTLLKMRSRELVTILRISSLLPRTGGPALSPAVTKRLEMLIIRRELKEAGLLADFMANLLDGTHEEKLGILAALDIKVRLTKVIELLERQVGGIKNNFKITTFTTVPVQIIDRLNENPTRRPNTMPPMAGMGLLPPPGGSDQNEDQDANELDELKKKLQAAKLPQEASKSVDRELRRLQRMPPMNQEYQVTRNWLETISEIPWTAATNDRLGADTLTKARQQLDLDHYGLDKVKRRLIEYLAVLRLKQSISDDMDEQIRKAEADAAVAEKAITDGKSSSDTAQIAEDVAQNDASRQEASESELAKLQVLKSKRTVDKSPIMLLIGPPGVGKTSLAKSVATALGRKFHRISLGGVRDEAEIRGHRRTYVAAMPGLIVQGLRKVGVANPVFLLDEIDKIGTASVHGDPSAAMLEVLDPEQNHNFQDHYVGMPVDLSKVLFIATANSLDTIPGPLLDRMEMIYLPGYTTLEKRHIAIQHLIPKQLRSNGLADDQVEFSQEVVSKIIESYTRESGVRNLEREIGSVCRAKAVEYAEARDNGALETYRPQLTLDDIEQILGIEKYEEEIAEKTSRPGIVTGLVAYSTGGNGSILFIEVADMPGNGRVQLTGKLGDVLKESVEVALTWVKAHAYELSLTSDPHVDIMKDRSIHVHCPSGAIPKDGPSSGIGQAIALISLFSGKPVPPTMAMTGEISLRGRVTAVGGIKEKLIGALRAGVKTVLLPAQNRKDAKDLPQEVKDGLEILHVNHIWDAIRLVWPDSHWAEDHQYAGIESRL